One segment of Rhodopirellula baltica SH 1 DNA contains the following:
- a CDS encoding DUF58 domain-containing protein translates to MRFPDLFTSRDASRAAALQWIARQAVEGLTAGRHRSPHKGSSVEFKEHRPYVPGDELRNIDWRAFGKSDRLYIREFEEETNLRCTLLVDRSGSMKYAGSRALQLTDSSTSIGNRKQDYATAVAVAIAYMMLSSQDAVGLMTFDDRIGDSLPPRTTPSHLQSLLAILAGDSGGGETDLGTVIRQAMLKLPRRSLVVLISDGLGDPESLGKALASLRAQRQEVVFLQILDPDEIDFPFHDRIEFRDLEKTDHREIIDSRQIRSRYIESLQRHNATLEAACRRNRVDHALITSDAPVVDALARFVALRRGGGVSGALNLTNSDVAGSKITPPKTVSPRASSSPEDISSR, encoded by the coding sequence ATGCGTTTCCCCGATCTGTTCACGTCCCGCGATGCATCGCGAGCTGCCGCTTTGCAATGGATCGCGAGACAGGCAGTCGAGGGACTGACCGCGGGACGGCACCGATCGCCGCACAAAGGATCCAGCGTCGAATTCAAAGAACACCGGCCCTACGTCCCCGGCGACGAACTGCGAAACATCGATTGGCGTGCCTTCGGAAAAAGCGACCGCCTCTACATCCGTGAATTTGAGGAAGAAACCAATCTGCGGTGCACGTTGTTGGTCGATCGCAGCGGCAGCATGAAGTACGCCGGCAGCCGAGCTTTGCAACTGACCGACTCCAGTACATCGATTGGAAATCGCAAACAAGATTACGCGACTGCGGTTGCGGTCGCGATTGCGTACATGATGCTTTCCAGTCAAGACGCAGTTGGGCTGATGACGTTTGACGACCGCATCGGTGACTCGTTACCTCCGCGGACGACTCCTTCTCACTTGCAATCTCTGCTCGCGATTTTGGCGGGCGATTCGGGCGGCGGTGAAACGGATTTGGGAACCGTCATTCGCCAAGCGATGTTGAAACTCCCTCGGCGTTCCCTTGTTGTCCTGATCTCCGACGGTCTCGGCGATCCGGAATCGCTCGGTAAAGCACTGGCGTCTTTGCGAGCCCAACGCCAGGAGGTCGTGTTTCTACAAATTCTCGATCCCGACGAAATCGACTTTCCCTTTCATGACCGCATCGAATTTCGGGACTTGGAAAAAACCGATCATCGCGAAATCATTGATTCGCGACAGATCCGATCTCGCTACATCGAGTCACTCCAGCGTCACAATGCGACGCTGGAAGCAGCCTGTCGCCGCAATCGGGTCGACCATGCATTGATCACCTCCGATGCACCGGTTGTCGATGCACTGGCACGTTTTGTCGCACTGCGTCGCGGGGGCGGAGTCAGTGGTGCTCTGAACTTGACGAACTCGGACGTCGCCGGCTCGAAGATCACGCCTCCGAAAACCGTCTCACCGAGAGCAAGTTCATCACCGGAGGACATTTCCTCGCGATGA
- a CDS encoding trans-sulfuration enzyme family protein, whose translation MKPIAIDPVEMTDHASRAAGPSSTGLSTQCVHGNIDPDSPSRQHAEGAITAPIYSASTFTFESTDKLLDFVEGREQREEYGRYGNPNERLVEQKLAALDNAEDAVVYSSGMAAIVGLLMSRLSSGDEIIFFDQCYHRSREFCGKHLAKFGVVTRQVPTGDFAAMEAAITPRTKMLVSESPTNPHLTCVDLEQFVALGKAHEIETLIDATLATPMNVRPLDHGVDYVWHSATKYLGGHNDLLAGVISGRKELLDPIRALRGCLGSVTSPHSMYLLERGLKTFSLRMQRHNENGQAVAEFLHQHPKIDRVYYPGLPSHPTHAIAKEQMLGYGGLITFTVKDADWKTTSRVVDAAKIARIAPSLGGTESLIEQPLVMSYFHYSPEERACFGIADNMIRFSCGIEDSADLIADLDQALAAI comes from the coding sequence ATGAAACCGATCGCAATCGATCCGGTCGAAATGACCGATCATGCGTCCCGCGCCGCGGGACCTTCTTCCACGGGTTTGTCGACTCAGTGCGTTCACGGGAACATTGATCCCGATTCGCCTTCGCGACAACACGCCGAGGGCGCCATCACGGCACCGATCTACTCGGCCTCGACCTTCACGTTCGAATCCACCGACAAACTCTTGGATTTCGTCGAAGGTCGCGAGCAACGCGAAGAGTACGGACGCTACGGGAATCCAAACGAACGCTTGGTCGAACAGAAACTGGCTGCGCTCGACAATGCGGAAGACGCGGTGGTTTATTCCAGCGGCATGGCGGCGATTGTCGGGTTGCTGATGAGCCGCTTGTCGTCCGGCGATGAAATCATCTTCTTTGACCAGTGTTACCACCGCAGCCGTGAGTTTTGCGGGAAGCATCTGGCCAAATTTGGTGTCGTCACCCGGCAAGTTCCGACCGGTGACTTTGCCGCGATGGAAGCGGCGATCACCCCGCGAACCAAAATGCTGGTCAGCGAGTCGCCCACCAACCCGCACCTAACCTGCGTGGACCTGGAGCAGTTTGTCGCTTTGGGCAAAGCTCACGAGATTGAAACGCTGATCGATGCGACATTGGCGACTCCGATGAACGTTCGGCCGTTAGATCATGGCGTCGATTACGTTTGGCACTCCGCCACCAAATACCTCGGCGGGCACAACGATTTGTTGGCAGGAGTCATCTCTGGTCGCAAGGAATTGCTGGATCCAATCCGTGCCCTTCGTGGATGTTTGGGAAGCGTCACGTCGCCGCACAGCATGTACTTGCTCGAACGCGGTTTAAAAACCTTCTCGTTGAGAATGCAGCGTCACAACGAAAATGGTCAAGCGGTGGCCGAATTCCTTCATCAACATCCAAAGATCGACCGGGTTTATTACCCGGGTCTGCCAAGCCACCCGACTCACGCGATCGCCAAAGAACAAATGTTGGGATACGGCGGCCTGATCACTTTCACGGTCAAAGACGCCGACTGGAAAACAACCTCACGCGTGGTCGACGCCGCCAAAATCGCTCGTATCGCTCCCAGCCTCGGTGGCACCGAATCATTGATCGAACAACCGCTGGTAATGAGTTACTTCCATTACAGCCCGGAAGAAAGAGCCTGCTTTGGAATCGCTGACAACATGATTCGTTTTTCTTGTGGCATTGAAGATTCTGCAGACCTGATCGCTGATCTGGATCAAGCCTTGGCGGCGATTTGA
- a CDS encoding BatA domain-containing protein yields MNFLNLGLLAGALAFVVPLAIHLLFRSRYRSMDWGAMFLLQDVVAKNRRRMQWHQWILLALRCAIPILLALAMARPLLSSARALPGSEPLTLILCLDDSRSMQASGRLDRVLQATNGLLENLSRGDEVIVIRTSRLAASFQRSAPRDAMSELTEIQFAGPPADYTDALTVCLDACKEASHPNRRIVICGDFQSNGLAPGNRWIDAVEDAKVRLDRMTPTPRVDLLNVSQTDDVLDNVVVESLSPNAPAVLKDRAVSFTAKIRNDSDRPISRLTGRWIYNGQSVQTTNVDIEPRGTSVASFTLTPETSGDHTLAFAIEHTDAIVSDNRRRLGFHASPQIRVWLVDGNPSDEPLQSETDFLRLALSPFAFASVNQNSQSSETPGSDLVSSRVFTGSRWGTELSRAIDTSDRPDVIVFANVKQLGSRRDAANELLDRYLSMDGKIVFFDGDQVDPNPWNELSWLPGKLDRLITATDVQAVIENETAVSAESQENLGFTIQPPRGRQNVWGTLQDAGDGIWEEVRVGRYRRLLIDDSNPASTTVLLRTSDQAALAIRRSNVIQFAIGCDSEWSTLPLRAVYLPMMQQLILDLVGSQESMNVVAGQPMLVPGIASSWTVITPDGSTSTLQTNSASDSDGTTGDPRSGVFRETHNAGIYRFRPDSELPSDDSTSSQTLLRVAEIPSEESDLRSLESSQIETFANRLNARLFDSPESLVEATATDRFGQEIWRPMMFLVLLVLITELLWQQFAGRPKSAATAWKSPFASAGSRQ; encoded by the coding sequence ATGAATTTTCTCAATCTCGGACTACTTGCCGGCGCATTGGCATTCGTGGTGCCACTAGCGATTCACCTGCTCTTTCGCAGTCGATATCGATCGATGGACTGGGGAGCCATGTTTTTGCTGCAGGATGTCGTTGCGAAAAATCGACGACGCATGCAGTGGCATCAATGGATCTTGCTCGCACTTCGATGTGCGATCCCCATCTTGCTCGCTCTCGCGATGGCTCGTCCGTTGCTATCTTCCGCCCGAGCCCTGCCAGGCTCCGAGCCGTTGACTTTGATCTTGTGTCTTGACGACAGTCGTTCGATGCAGGCGTCTGGTCGTTTGGACCGCGTCTTGCAAGCAACCAATGGACTGCTTGAAAACCTGTCGCGTGGCGACGAAGTCATCGTCATTCGGACCAGCCGGCTCGCTGCATCTTTCCAACGTTCCGCGCCGCGAGACGCAATGTCGGAACTTACTGAAATACAATTCGCCGGCCCACCCGCGGATTACACCGATGCGTTAACAGTCTGCCTAGATGCCTGCAAAGAGGCCTCCCATCCCAACCGCCGGATCGTCATCTGCGGCGACTTTCAATCCAATGGCTTGGCACCCGGAAACCGATGGATCGATGCGGTTGAGGACGCGAAGGTTCGCCTTGATCGAATGACGCCAACTCCAAGAGTGGACTTGCTCAATGTGTCACAGACGGACGATGTGCTTGACAACGTTGTCGTCGAATCACTGTCGCCCAACGCCCCCGCGGTGTTGAAAGACCGCGCGGTCAGCTTCACTGCAAAAATTCGCAATGATTCTGATCGGCCGATTTCACGATTGACCGGACGCTGGATCTACAACGGGCAATCGGTTCAAACGACCAACGTCGACATCGAACCTCGAGGCACGTCCGTCGCCTCCTTCACCCTGACACCCGAGACATCTGGTGATCACACCTTGGCTTTTGCCATTGAACACACCGACGCGATCGTTTCTGACAACCGTCGACGGTTGGGTTTCCACGCCTCACCACAAATTCGCGTGTGGTTGGTAGATGGAAACCCTTCGGACGAACCACTGCAAAGCGAAACGGATTTCCTGAGATTGGCTCTCAGTCCCTTCGCGTTCGCGAGTGTCAATCAGAACTCTCAGTCAAGCGAGACCCCGGGTTCCGATCTTGTTAGCAGTCGGGTGTTCACCGGTTCACGATGGGGCACGGAGCTTTCACGCGCGATCGACACCAGCGATCGCCCCGATGTGATCGTCTTTGCCAACGTCAAACAACTGGGTTCACGTCGTGACGCGGCCAACGAGTTGCTTGATCGCTATCTCAGCATGGATGGGAAGATCGTCTTCTTCGATGGTGACCAAGTGGATCCAAATCCATGGAATGAACTTTCATGGTTGCCTGGCAAACTCGATCGCTTGATCACTGCGACCGACGTCCAGGCGGTCATCGAAAACGAGACCGCGGTCTCAGCCGAGTCACAAGAGAATCTCGGCTTTACGATCCAGCCACCTCGAGGCCGACAAAATGTTTGGGGAACACTACAGGATGCGGGTGATGGGATCTGGGAAGAGGTTCGAGTCGGTCGGTATCGCCGCTTGCTCATCGATGATTCGAATCCCGCGTCCACAACGGTACTGTTGCGAACATCGGATCAAGCCGCTTTGGCAATTCGTCGATCCAACGTAATTCAGTTTGCAATCGGATGCGACTCAGAGTGGTCGACGTTGCCGCTGCGAGCCGTGTATCTCCCCATGATGCAGCAATTGATCCTAGACCTGGTCGGCAGCCAAGAATCCATGAATGTGGTTGCGGGACAACCAATGCTCGTGCCGGGTATTGCCTCGTCCTGGACGGTCATCACGCCTGACGGATCCACCTCGACACTGCAAACGAACTCAGCATCCGATTCTGACGGGACGACTGGTGACCCACGATCCGGTGTCTTTCGCGAGACGCATAACGCCGGAATCTATCGTTTTCGGCCAGACAGCGAATTGCCATCGGACGATTCGACTTCGTCGCAAACGCTGCTTCGAGTCGCTGAGATTCCCTCGGAGGAATCCGACCTTCGATCGCTGGAATCAAGTCAAATCGAGACATTCGCCAACCGATTGAATGCACGCTTGTTCGATTCGCCCGAAAGCTTGGTCGAAGCGACGGCGACCGATCGTTTCGGCCAAGAAATCTGGCGTCCAATGATGTTTTTGGTGCTGCTCGTGCTGATCACGGAATTGCTTTGGCAACAGTTTGCCGGGCGTCCAAAATCAGCTGCGACTGCATGGAAATCTCCCTTCGCTTCCGCGGGGAGTCGTCAATGA
- a CDS encoding trans-sulfuration enzyme family protein, with translation MSSSNSNHKFRTRAIHVGNEVDPQTGAVVPPIHFASTFRQPGAGEWGQYDYSRSGNPTRTGLQDTLSSLENGCGSLAFSSGMAAIHAVTMLLESGDHVVAGSDIYGGAYRLLHQICNRSGIEVTLVDVTDLQAIENAITDRTKLIWTESIGNPRMTISDLPAIARLAKSKGILSGVDNTFGTPALLRPLDFGIDIVMHSATKYLGGHSDCLGGTLAVADSELYDQLYFVQNATGAVLDPMSSFLIARGLKTLDLRVREQSRTALRLAKWLEAHPMVRSVLYPGLPSHNQHELARQLFGQHQSDSEETHFGAMITFELDATLDQVREVCQSTELFHLAVSLGAVESLIEQPATMSHASYAPEARAAHGITDSLIRLSVGLESPSDLEADLERAIAIIG, from the coding sequence ATGAGCTCTTCCAACTCGAACCACAAGTTTCGAACTCGCGCGATTCATGTCGGCAACGAAGTGGATCCACAAACCGGCGCGGTTGTTCCGCCCATTCACTTCGCCAGTACGTTTCGACAACCCGGTGCGGGTGAGTGGGGACAATACGACTATTCGCGTAGCGGCAACCCAACTCGAACGGGCCTGCAAGACACGCTCTCCTCGCTGGAAAATGGTTGTGGATCGCTTGCGTTTTCGTCCGGCATGGCTGCCATTCACGCGGTCACCATGCTGTTGGAATCGGGCGATCACGTCGTCGCGGGATCTGATATCTACGGTGGTGCCTACCGACTGCTACACCAGATCTGCAATCGCAGCGGTATCGAAGTCACCTTGGTCGACGTCACCGATTTACAGGCAATCGAAAACGCAATCACCGATCGGACCAAACTGATCTGGACCGAATCGATCGGTAATCCCCGCATGACGATTTCCGATTTACCAGCCATCGCTCGCCTAGCCAAATCCAAAGGAATCCTTTCGGGTGTCGACAACACATTCGGCACCCCGGCACTTTTGCGGCCGCTGGACTTCGGCATCGACATCGTCATGCACTCGGCAACGAAGTACCTGGGCGGGCACAGCGATTGTCTGGGTGGCACCCTCGCGGTCGCGGATTCCGAGCTTTATGACCAACTCTATTTTGTCCAAAACGCGACTGGCGCCGTGCTCGACCCGATGAGCAGTTTCTTGATCGCTCGCGGGCTGAAGACTCTCGATCTGCGTGTTCGCGAACAATCAAGAACGGCGCTTCGATTGGCGAAATGGCTGGAAGCCCATCCCATGGTTCGATCGGTGCTTTACCCAGGCTTGCCATCGCACAACCAGCACGAACTTGCCCGCCAACTGTTCGGACAACATCAAAGTGACTCAGAAGAAACACACTTCGGCGCTATGATCACGTTCGAACTGGATGCGACCTTGGACCAAGTTCGCGAGGTTTGCCAATCGACCGAATTATTCCACCTGGCGGTCAGCCTCGGTGCGGTGGAATCCTTGATCGAGCAACCCGCCACGATGTCTCACGCTTCCTACGCTCCGGAAGCTCGTGCGGCTCACGGGATCACGGATTCATTGATCCGTCTTTCGGTCGGCCTAGAATCTCCTTCCGATCTGGAAGCCGATTTGGAACGCGCGATCGCCATTATCGGGTAG